A stretch of Schistocerca nitens isolate TAMUIC-IGC-003100 chromosome 6, iqSchNite1.1, whole genome shotgun sequence DNA encodes these proteins:
- the LOC126262839 gene encoding ras-related protein Rab-30 isoform X1, which translates to MHFLTLCMASVKVPEQKVILCGEYGVGKSSLFRRYSTNTFVTATDRQSTLGLDHFDREYKVSGKHIKLQLWDTGGMERVASITSSYYKFAEAAILVFALDNAASFHVLSQHLLDIVTYAENAKIFLCGNKSDLEGHTPQVTESDMESFCEQCHNLISATYKTSCKTGEGVEEMFADIAHHLVQANRSRLELQTMDQESFKISAPDEATEPSCLC; encoded by the exons ATGCATTTTTTGACATTAT GCATGGCTTCAGTGAAAGTGCCTGAACAAAAGGTTATACTTTGTGGAGAGTATGGTGTTGGCAAAAGTTCTCTTTTCCGTCGGTACTCCACAAATACCTTTGTGACTGCAACAGATAGGCAGTCAACATTGGGTCTTGATCATTTTGACAGAGAATATAAAGTATCTGGAAAACACATAAAA CTACAGTTATGGGATACTGGAGGTATGGAACGTGTTGCATCAATCACGTCCAGTTATTATAAATTTGCAGAGGCAGCCATACTAGTATTTGCTCTAGATAATGCTGCTTCATTTCATGTTTTGTCCCAGCATCTCCTGGATATAGTGACATATGCAGAAAATGCAAAGATATTCCTGTGTGGCAATAAATCAGATTTGGAAGGTCACACTCCACAAGTTACTGAAAGTGATATGGAAAGTTTTTG TGAGCAGTGTCATAATCTAATCAGTGCTACATACAAAACTTCATGTAAGActggtgaaggagtagaagaaatgtttGCTGATATTGCACATCACTTAGTGCAGGCAAATAGGTCACGTTTAGAATTACAGACAATGGACCAAGAATCTTTTAAAATCTCAGCCCCAGATGAAGCTACAGAACCATCATGTCTGTGTTAA
- the LOC126262839 gene encoding ras-related protein Rab-30 isoform X2 encodes MASVKVPEQKVILCGEYGVGKSSLFRRYSTNTFVTATDRQSTLGLDHFDREYKVSGKHIKLQLWDTGGMERVASITSSYYKFAEAAILVFALDNAASFHVLSQHLLDIVTYAENAKIFLCGNKSDLEGHTPQVTESDMESFCEQCHNLISATYKTSCKTGEGVEEMFADIAHHLVQANRSRLELQTMDQESFKISAPDEATEPSCLC; translated from the exons ATGGCTTCAGTGAAAGTGCCTGAACAAAAGGTTATACTTTGTGGAGAGTATGGTGTTGGCAAAAGTTCTCTTTTCCGTCGGTACTCCACAAATACCTTTGTGACTGCAACAGATAGGCAGTCAACATTGGGTCTTGATCATTTTGACAGAGAATATAAAGTATCTGGAAAACACATAAAA CTACAGTTATGGGATACTGGAGGTATGGAACGTGTTGCATCAATCACGTCCAGTTATTATAAATTTGCAGAGGCAGCCATACTAGTATTTGCTCTAGATAATGCTGCTTCATTTCATGTTTTGTCCCAGCATCTCCTGGATATAGTGACATATGCAGAAAATGCAAAGATATTCCTGTGTGGCAATAAATCAGATTTGGAAGGTCACACTCCACAAGTTACTGAAAGTGATATGGAAAGTTTTTG TGAGCAGTGTCATAATCTAATCAGTGCTACATACAAAACTTCATGTAAGActggtgaaggagtagaagaaatgtttGCTGATATTGCACATCACTTAGTGCAGGCAAATAGGTCACGTTTAGAATTACAGACAATGGACCAAGAATCTTTTAAAATCTCAGCCCCAGATGAAGCTACAGAACCATCATGTCTGTGTTAA